The following are encoded together in the Nocardioides sp. Arc9.136 genome:
- a CDS encoding DivIVA domain-containing protein, translated as MMWFFAVLVVLVMGGIAAVAAGRGAPMAEVEHDRLRVDVPEDRPLSAADVRRVRFPLALRGYRMQDVDALLDRLAREQDAREAATPSAPEVRGEGPIA; from the coding sequence ATGATGTGGTTCTTCGCGGTGCTGGTGGTGCTGGTCATGGGCGGCATCGCCGCCGTCGCGGCCGGGCGCGGGGCGCCGATGGCCGAGGTCGAGCACGACCGGCTGCGCGTCGACGTGCCCGAGGACCGGCCGCTGTCGGCCGCGGACGTGCGTCGCGTGCGGTTCCCGCTGGCGCTGCGCGGCTACCGGATGCAGGACGTCGACGCACTCCTCGACCGGCTCGCGCGGGAGCAGGACGCCCGCGAGGCCGCGACCCCCTCGGCCCCGGAGGTCCGTGGCGAGGGCCCGATCGCGTAG
- a CDS encoding M14 family zinc carboxypeptidase translates to MRPTSLLAPVVSLAAVAALVPASPAATAPAGAAADRPAVVGKRVIGTSVQDRDIVAWHLGEPDRPDVPTVVLVSTMHGDEPATRHVLASLRDGAPVVGVDLWVVPTYNPDGLAAGTRRNARGVDLNRNYPYEWADLDGRYESGPEPASEPETKAMMAFLADVRPDHVIGFHQPLHGVDTDTKRPRFARRVARHLDLPRKSFDCGGVCHGTMTGWFNHRFRGAALTVEYGARPRLARLRDVVPGQVLAVFDAYRAHLDWEQPRQD, encoded by the coding sequence GTGCGACCGACCTCCCTGCTCGCCCCCGTCGTCTCCCTGGCCGCGGTCGCCGCGCTGGTGCCGGCCTCGCCGGCAGCCACCGCGCCCGCCGGTGCGGCGGCGGACCGGCCGGCGGTGGTCGGCAAGCGGGTCATCGGCACCTCGGTCCAGGACCGCGACATCGTCGCCTGGCACCTCGGCGAGCCCGACCGCCCGGACGTCCCGACGGTCGTGCTGGTCTCGACCATGCACGGCGACGAGCCGGCCACCCGGCACGTCCTGGCCTCGCTGCGCGACGGCGCCCCCGTGGTCGGCGTCGACCTGTGGGTGGTGCCGACGTACAACCCCGACGGCCTCGCGGCCGGCACCCGCCGCAACGCCCGCGGCGTCGACCTCAACCGCAACTACCCCTACGAGTGGGCCGACCTCGACGGGCGCTACGAGTCCGGGCCGGAGCCCGCCTCCGAGCCGGAGACCAAGGCGATGATGGCCTTCCTCGCCGACGTGCGCCCCGACCACGTCATCGGCTTCCACCAGCCGCTGCACGGCGTGGACACCGACACCAAGCGGCCGCGCTTCGCCCGCCGCGTCGCGCGCCACCTCGACCTGCCCCGCAAGAGCTTCGACTGCGGCGGCGTCTGCCACGGCACGATGACCGGCTGGTTCAACCACCGGTTCCGCGGCGCCGCGCTGACGGTGGAGTACGGCGCGAGGCCGCGGCTCGCGCGGCTGCGCGACGTCGTCCCGGGCCAGGTGCTCGCGGTGTTCGACGCCTACCGCGCGCACCTGGACTGGGAACAGCCCCGCCAGGACTGA
- a CDS encoding enoyl-CoA hydratase/isomerase family protein, giving the protein MTATNLTPDAQNAPVLLDVSEGVATITLNRPDAMNSLDVATKVLLREVVQQVAEDPAVRCVLLTGTGRAFCTGQDLKEHVQLLHNGGSEALFSTVDEHYNPIVTALAGMAKPVLAAVNGVAAGAGASLAFACDLRLVADTAGFNLAFANVGLSCDTGASYHLPLLVGRAKALELLYLPRTVPAAEAIELGMATSVHPADELAGAARALAVRLAAGPTVALGSIRRSVGYAAGHTFEEAVAFESSMMQLTGATEDHRAAVDAFVAKQKPAFQGR; this is encoded by the coding sequence ATGACCGCCACGAACCTCACGCCCGACGCACAGAACGCACCCGTGCTCCTCGACGTCTCCGAGGGCGTCGCCACCATCACGCTGAACCGGCCCGACGCGATGAACAGCCTCGACGTCGCGACGAAGGTGCTGCTCCGCGAGGTCGTGCAGCAGGTGGCGGAGGACCCGGCGGTGCGCTGCGTGCTGCTCACCGGCACCGGCCGCGCCTTCTGCACCGGCCAGGACCTCAAGGAGCACGTCCAGCTCCTCCACAACGGCGGCAGCGAGGCGCTGTTCTCCACCGTCGACGAGCACTACAACCCGATCGTCACGGCGCTGGCCGGCATGGCCAAGCCGGTCCTCGCGGCCGTCAACGGCGTCGCCGCGGGCGCCGGAGCCAGCCTGGCCTTCGCCTGCGACCTGCGCCTGGTGGCCGACACCGCCGGGTTCAACCTCGCCTTCGCCAACGTGGGCCTCTCCTGCGACACCGGCGCGAGCTACCACCTGCCGCTGCTGGTCGGGCGGGCCAAGGCGCTCGAGCTGCTCTACCTGCCCCGCACCGTCCCCGCTGCCGAGGCGATCGAGCTGGGCATGGCCACCTCGGTGCACCCCGCCGACGAGCTCGCCGGTGCCGCCCGCGCCCTCGCGGTGCGGCTCGCCGCCGGTCCGACGGTCGCCCTCGGGTCGATCCGCCGCTCCGTGGGGTACGCCGCCGGCCACACGTTCGAGGAGGCGGTGGCGTTCGAGTCCTCGATGATGCAGCTGACCGGTGCCACCGAGGACCACCGCGCGGCCGTGGACGCGTTCGTGGCCAAGCAGAAGCCGGCCTTCCAGGGCCGCTGA
- a CDS encoding PaaX family transcriptional regulator C-terminal domain-containing protein, giving the protein MHARSALFDLYGDHLRTRASQAPVAALVRLLAPVGIAAPAVRTAVSRMVLQGWLEPVSLPDGRGYRATDQAARRLDEAHARIYDRRDEPWDGHWHLVLISPPGDRSSRARLRADLAYLGYAELADHVWVGPAANAELPGALARAGATARTARARDVDPSPVAAWDLTALRASYDGWPTLAGRIVAEHLGAHADPDEAAFAARFHLVHEWRKFLFADPGLPAEVLPADWPRRTAAGRFDAEAQRLQPAADRFVARCLP; this is encoded by the coding sequence ATGCACGCGCGGTCGGCCCTCTTCGACCTCTACGGCGACCACCTGCGGACCCGCGCGTCGCAGGCGCCGGTCGCCGCTCTCGTCCGGCTGCTGGCACCGGTCGGGATCGCGGCGCCGGCCGTGCGCACCGCGGTCTCCCGGATGGTGCTCCAGGGCTGGCTCGAGCCGGTCTCGCTGCCCGACGGACGCGGCTACCGGGCCACCGACCAGGCGGCCCGCCGGCTCGACGAGGCCCACGCCCGCATCTACGACCGCCGCGACGAGCCGTGGGACGGCCACTGGCACCTCGTGCTGATCTCCCCTCCCGGCGACCGGAGCTCGCGCGCCCGGCTGCGTGCCGACCTCGCCTACCTCGGGTACGCCGAGCTGGCCGACCACGTCTGGGTCGGCCCGGCCGCCAACGCCGAGCTCCCCGGCGCGCTGGCCCGGGCCGGGGCCACCGCCCGGACCGCCCGCGCCCGCGACGTCGACCCCTCCCCCGTCGCAGCCTGGGACCTGACGGCGCTGCGGGCGTCGTACGACGGCTGGCCGACGCTCGCCGGGCGGATCGTCGCCGAGCACCTCGGCGCCCACGCCGACCCCGACGAGGCCGCCTTCGCGGCGCGCTTCCACCTCGTCCACGAGTGGCGCAAGTTCCTCTTCGCCGACCCGGGGCTGCCGGCCGAGGTGCTGCCGGCCGACTGGCCCCGGCGGACCGCGGCCGGGAGGTTCGACGCCGAGGCGCAGCGGCTCCAGCCCGCGGCGGACAGGTTCGTGGCCCGCTGCCTGCCCTGA
- a CDS encoding DUF3117 domain-containing protein, producing the protein MAAMKPRTGDGPLEVTKEGRGIVMRVPLEGGGRLVVELNAEEAASLGDALKAVVG; encoded by the coding sequence ATGGCGGCAATGAAGCCGCGGACGGGTGACGGTCCGCTCGAGGTCACCAAGGAAGGTCGCGGCATCGTGATGCGCGTCCCGCTCGAGGGTGGTGGCCGTCTCGTCGTGGAGCTGAACGCCGAGGAGGCCGCCTCGCTGGGCGACGCCCTCAAGGCCGTCGTCGGCTGA
- a CDS encoding M17 family metallopeptidase — translation MPPTSTDRTGSTDLPIQVSPPQLTLSGARPLVVDGVDGLEVVALPVVPGEGDGAALVLGPGADEVGEQLGLDLLGLLDSERATGKAGEVVTLPVPQGAPGRSALRRVLLVGVGEQRPADFRKAGAALGRAVKDVTTVATTVPALDPDTALEPFVVGLVLGSFGFSWRVAPPEHVPAGRVVLAALDPGAYDAALRRAVALAGAGWRARTLATVPSNLKNPAWLAEQARAIADDAGLGFRVWDEQQLAAEGFGGILGVGQASATPPRLVQLEYAPRRAGRRTPTVVLVGKGITFDTGGLSIKPAEAMSNMKRDMTGGAVVLATMAALAEVGCPVRVVGLVPMAENAVSGNSLRPGDVVRHWGGRTSEITNTDAEGRVVMADALAYAVSELDPAVVVDVATLTGAMKVALGQQVGGFFANRETLAAAIAAAGEASGEPLWRMPLHAAYEEKIASKVADADNGAGGPGAITAALFLQHFVGDVPWAHLDVASVGDAPADRDEWTAGPTGFGARALLTWLGGDAPLDGIG, via the coding sequence GTGCCCCCCACCTCGACCGACCGCACCGGCAGCACCGACCTCCCGATCCAGGTCTCGCCCCCGCAGCTCACGTTGAGTGGGGCGAGGCCGCTCGTCGTCGACGGCGTCGACGGGCTCGAGGTGGTCGCGCTGCCCGTGGTCCCGGGTGAGGGGGACGGCGCCGCACTGGTCCTCGGCCCCGGCGCGGACGAGGTGGGCGAGCAGCTCGGCCTCGACCTGCTCGGGCTGCTGGACTCCGAGCGGGCGACCGGCAAGGCCGGCGAGGTCGTCACGCTGCCGGTCCCGCAGGGCGCGCCCGGCCGGTCCGCGCTGCGCCGCGTCCTGCTCGTCGGCGTGGGCGAGCAGCGTCCGGCAGACTTCCGCAAGGCCGGCGCCGCGCTGGGCCGCGCGGTCAAGGACGTCACCACGGTCGCCACCACGGTGCCGGCCCTGGACCCCGACACCGCCCTCGAGCCCTTCGTCGTCGGCCTGGTGCTGGGCTCCTTCGGCTTCTCCTGGCGGGTCGCGCCCCCGGAGCACGTGCCGGCCGGGCGCGTGGTGCTCGCGGCGCTCGACCCTGGCGCGTACGACGCCGCGCTCCGCCGCGCGGTGGCCCTCGCCGGCGCCGGCTGGCGCGCGCGCACGCTGGCCACGGTCCCCTCGAACCTGAAGAACCCCGCCTGGCTCGCCGAGCAGGCCCGCGCGATCGCCGACGACGCCGGTCTCGGCTTCCGCGTCTGGGACGAGCAGCAGCTGGCCGCCGAGGGCTTCGGCGGCATCCTGGGCGTCGGCCAGGCCTCGGCCACGCCGCCGCGGTTGGTGCAGCTCGAGTACGCGCCGCGCCGGGCGGGGCGGCGTACGCCCACCGTGGTGCTGGTCGGCAAGGGCATCACCTTCGACACCGGCGGCCTCTCGATCAAGCCCGCCGAGGCGATGTCGAACATGAAGCGCGACATGACCGGCGGCGCGGTCGTCCTCGCCACCATGGCGGCGCTCGCCGAGGTCGGCTGCCCGGTCCGGGTGGTCGGGCTGGTCCCGATGGCGGAGAACGCCGTGTCCGGCAACAGCCTCCGTCCCGGCGACGTCGTGCGCCACTGGGGCGGGCGCACCAGCGAGATCACCAACACCGACGCCGAGGGCCGGGTCGTCATGGCCGACGCGCTGGCGTACGCCGTCTCCGAGCTCGACCCCGCGGTCGTCGTCGACGTCGCCACCCTGACCGGCGCCATGAAGGTCGCGCTGGGCCAGCAGGTGGGCGGCTTCTTCGCCAACCGCGAGACCCTCGCCGCCGCGATCGCCGCCGCGGGCGAGGCCTCCGGCGAGCCGCTGTGGCGGATGCCGCTGCACGCGGCGTACGAGGAGAAGATCGCCTCCAAGGTCGCGGACGCCGACAACGGCGCGGGCGGCCCCGGGGCGATCACCGCGGCGCTGTTCCTCCAGCACTTCGTCGGCGACGTCCCCTGGGCCCACCTCGACGTGGCCTCGGTCGGCGACGCGCCTGCGGACCGCGACGAGTGGACGGCCGGACCGACCGGCTTCGGTGCCCGGGCGCTGCTGACCTGGCTCGGCGGCGACGCCCCTCTCGACGGCATCGGCTGA
- a CDS encoding MarR family winged helix-turn-helix transcriptional regulator, whose amino-acid sequence MGDPRSLMQALRDLVEAAVQMRHTVARAAGLGEHEMVALNHLSRREIGPAELARILGVSTAASTGIVDRLAARGHVERRAHAGDRRRTEVHLTDSGRAEVLAHLSPMLRGLRALDEQFDDDEKAVIERYLAGATEALRDVSREASPGSPPSPPRPPRGPTAR is encoded by the coding sequence TTGGGTGACCCCCGGAGCCTGATGCAGGCGCTGCGCGACCTCGTCGAGGCGGCCGTGCAGATGCGCCACACCGTCGCCCGCGCCGCCGGGCTCGGCGAGCACGAGATGGTGGCGCTCAACCACCTGAGCCGCCGCGAGATCGGGCCGGCCGAGCTCGCGCGCATCCTGGGCGTCTCCACGGCCGCGTCGACCGGCATCGTCGACCGGCTCGCCGCCCGGGGCCACGTCGAGCGCCGTGCCCACGCCGGCGACCGCCGGCGTACCGAGGTGCACCTGACCGACTCCGGCCGCGCCGAGGTGCTGGCGCACCTCTCCCCCATGCTGCGCGGGCTCCGCGCGCTCGACGAGCAGTTCGACGACGACGAGAAGGCCGTGATCGAGCGCTACCTCGCCGGCGCGACGGAGGCGCTCCGGGACGTCAGCCGCGAGGCGTCGCCTGGAAGCCCTCCCAGCCCTCCGCGACCGCCACGAGGTCCCACGGCTCGATGA
- a CDS encoding MMPL family transporter, protein MPHQRSDQATHPVTSVVAGRRTAWLFAFLPLVAAVLGMVLLGEGERAQQPTDQIPRGLDSTLATELEQRLPDEGSDTAVVVWTAGEGRIDRGAVGELRSVAEDLDALGGGPEGPVSVAEDGTAAIAIVQVGSGSASDVAAEVEDLRDRLDEAAPDGTTAQVTGPAAVQADLAAVFDGANFRLLAVTAAVVALLLVITYRSPVLWIVPLLVVGIADRFSAVASTQVMAALDVAWDESTVGILSVLVFGAGTNYALLLISRYRDELRHVEDRYDAMAKALARTAEAVLASATTVVLGLLTLLLSVVPTTRGLGLACAIGIVVAAFFALVVLPAVLVLCGRWIFWPQVPRTGQAALVDTNTFWHRIGSRVARRPAAFATGTVAVLAVLTVGLFGISTGLDQDEQFLDEPEAISASTRLAESFPAGLTDPTRVITTADPREVAQAVEGASGVASVRPGPEGDGVAQLDVVLEGAPGSAEAEDAIASIREEVDGLGDTHVGGTEASAIDAREGAARDRLVILPLILGLVLGALLLLLRSVVAPLVLVATVLATYAASMGAAWWLFTGPLGFSALDESVPLLAFLFLVALGVDYNIFLVTRAREEAREHGSRDGMLRALTATGGVITSAGILLAAVFAVLGVLPLVVLAQLGTIICIGVLLDTLIVRTVLVPAAALLLGDRFWWPRKVSA, encoded by the coding sequence GTGCCACACCAACGGTCCGACCAGGCCACCCATCCCGTGACGTCCGTGGTGGCGGGTCGGCGTACCGCCTGGCTCTTCGCGTTCCTGCCGCTCGTCGCCGCCGTGCTGGGCATGGTGCTGCTCGGCGAGGGCGAGCGCGCCCAGCAGCCCACCGACCAGATCCCCCGCGGGCTGGACTCCACGCTGGCGACCGAGCTCGAGCAGCGGCTGCCCGACGAGGGTTCCGACACCGCGGTGGTCGTCTGGACGGCCGGCGAGGGGAGGATCGACCGCGGCGCCGTCGGGGAGCTCCGCTCGGTGGCCGAGGACCTCGACGCCCTCGGCGGCGGACCCGAGGGGCCGGTCTCGGTCGCGGAGGACGGCACCGCGGCGATCGCGATCGTCCAGGTGGGCTCCGGGTCGGCGAGCGACGTCGCCGCGGAGGTCGAGGACCTGCGGGACCGGCTCGACGAGGCGGCCCCCGACGGCACCACGGCCCAGGTGACCGGCCCGGCGGCGGTCCAGGCCGACCTCGCGGCCGTCTTCGACGGGGCGAACTTCCGGCTGCTCGCCGTCACCGCGGCGGTCGTGGCGCTGCTGCTCGTCATCACCTACCGCAGTCCCGTCCTCTGGATCGTCCCGCTGCTCGTGGTCGGCATCGCGGACCGCTTCTCCGCGGTCGCCTCGACCCAGGTCATGGCCGCCCTCGACGTCGCGTGGGACGAGTCGACCGTCGGCATCCTGTCAGTGCTGGTCTTCGGCGCCGGCACCAACTACGCCCTGCTGCTGATCTCGCGCTACCGCGACGAGCTGCGGCACGTCGAGGACCGGTACGACGCCATGGCCAAGGCCCTCGCCCGGACGGCGGAGGCGGTGCTCGCCAGCGCGACGACGGTGGTGCTCGGCCTGCTCACCCTGCTGCTCTCCGTCGTGCCGACGACCCGCGGGCTCGGGCTGGCCTGCGCCATCGGCATCGTGGTCGCGGCGTTCTTCGCCCTCGTGGTGCTCCCGGCCGTGCTGGTGCTGTGCGGTCGCTGGATCTTCTGGCCCCAGGTGCCGCGCACCGGCCAGGCCGCGCTCGTCGACACCAACACCTTCTGGCACCGGATCGGCTCGCGGGTCGCGCGGCGCCCGGCCGCCTTCGCCACCGGCACGGTCGCGGTCCTGGCGGTCCTCACCGTCGGGCTGTTCGGGATCAGCACCGGTCTCGACCAGGACGAGCAGTTCCTCGACGAGCCCGAGGCGATCTCGGCCTCGACCCGTCTCGCCGAGTCCTTCCCCGCCGGCCTCACCGATCCCACCCGGGTGATCACGACGGCCGACCCGCGGGAGGTCGCCCAGGCGGTCGAGGGTGCCTCCGGCGTCGCCTCCGTGCGGCCGGGTCCCGAGGGCGACGGCGTCGCCCAGCTCGACGTCGTGCTCGAGGGGGCGCCCGGGTCGGCGGAGGCCGAGGACGCCATCGCCTCGATCCGCGAGGAGGTCGACGGCCTCGGCGACACCCACGTCGGCGGCACGGAGGCCTCCGCGATCGACGCCCGCGAGGGTGCCGCGCGCGACCGGCTCGTGATCCTGCCGCTCATCCTGGGCCTCGTGCTCGGGGCGCTGCTGCTGCTCCTGCGCTCGGTCGTGGCGCCGCTGGTCCTCGTCGCCACCGTCCTCGCGACGTACGCCGCGTCGATGGGCGCCGCCTGGTGGCTGTTCACCGGTCCGCTCGGGTTCTCCGCGCTCGACGAGTCGGTGCCGCTCCTGGCGTTCCTGTTCCTGGTGGCGCTCGGCGTGGACTACAACATCTTCCTCGTCACCCGCGCCCGCGAGGAGGCCCGCGAGCACGGCTCGCGCGACGGCATGCTCCGCGCCCTGACCGCCACCGGCGGCGTGATCACCAGCGCCGGCATCCTGCTCGCGGCGGTGTTCGCCGTGCTCGGCGTCCTGCCGCTCGTGGTGCTCGCCCAGCTCGGCACGATCATCTGCATCGGCGTGCTGCTGGACACCCTGATCGTGCGCACCGTGCTCGTCCCTGCCGCCGCCCTGCTCCTCGGCGACCGGTTCTGGTGGCCGCGGAAGGTGTCCGCCTGA